One region of Baekduia soli genomic DNA includes:
- a CDS encoding MFS transporter, protein MYQVQDSTALLRARRRYAVARRTGRPFVARTVLLLGLTSLFTDISSEMVSAVLPMYLVLFRGLDPLQFGVVNGIAQGGAALVRVVFGFAADRMGRYREMAGIGYGVSAVCRLGLLLAGSFGALGGVVLADRVGKGIRTAPRDAMIALSTEPAELGTAFGVHRAMDTCGAMLGPLVAFALLALAPREFHGIFLVSFCFALIGVAILALLVQDPARAPQERRPGVAPEPAAPPPSVRSASALLRGGPLGGLVLVAFVLGMATIGDAFLYLQLDARRHFDASLFPLLYVGTSAMYMVMAVPAGRLADRAGRGRVFAGGYLLLLAVYAALLSGAHTVLLVPATLVGLGLFYAMTDGVLAALGAAAVPSALRGTGLAVLGTATGVAQFGASIAFGALWMSAGAHDAFVIFSVALLAAIAVAAVVLLRRPAAGRAAAA, encoded by the coding sequence ATGTACCAGGTCCAGGACTCCACCGCTCTGCTCCGCGCCCGCCGGCGCTACGCCGTCGCGCGGCGCACGGGTCGGCCGTTCGTCGCCCGGACGGTGCTGCTGCTGGGCCTGACCAGCCTGTTCACCGACATCTCCTCCGAGATGGTCTCCGCCGTGCTGCCCATGTACCTCGTGCTGTTCCGCGGGCTGGACCCGCTGCAGTTCGGGGTCGTCAACGGCATCGCGCAGGGCGGTGCCGCGCTCGTGCGGGTCGTCTTCGGCTTCGCCGCCGACCGGATGGGCCGCTACCGCGAGATGGCGGGGATCGGCTACGGCGTGTCTGCCGTCTGCCGGCTGGGGCTGCTGCTGGCCGGCTCGTTCGGCGCGCTCGGCGGGGTCGTCCTGGCCGACCGGGTCGGCAAGGGCATCCGCACCGCGCCGCGCGACGCGATGATCGCGCTGAGCACCGAGCCGGCCGAGCTGGGGACCGCGTTCGGCGTGCACCGCGCGATGGACACCTGCGGCGCCATGCTCGGCCCGCTGGTCGCGTTCGCGCTGCTGGCCCTCGCCCCGCGCGAGTTCCACGGGATCTTCCTCGTGTCCTTCTGCTTCGCGCTCATCGGCGTGGCGATCCTCGCGCTGCTCGTGCAGGATCCCGCCCGTGCACCGCAGGAGCGGCGCCCCGGCGTGGCGCCCGAGCCGGCCGCCCCGCCGCCGTCGGTGCGCAGCGCCTCCGCGCTGCTGCGCGGCGGGCCGCTCGGGGGCCTGGTGCTCGTGGCCTTCGTGCTGGGCATGGCGACGATCGGCGACGCCTTCCTCTACCTCCAGCTCGACGCGCGCCGGCACTTCGACGCCAGCCTGTTCCCGCTGCTCTACGTCGGCACGTCGGCCATGTACATGGTGATGGCCGTGCCCGCCGGCCGGCTCGCCGACCGCGCCGGGCGCGGGCGCGTGTTCGCCGGCGGCTACCTCCTGCTGCTGGCCGTCTACGCGGCGCTGCTCTCCGGTGCGCACACGGTGCTGCTCGTCCCGGCGACGCTCGTCGGCCTCGGCCTGTTCTACGCGATGACCGACGGCGTTCTGGCGGCGCTCGGCGCCGCCGCGGTGCCGAGCGCGCTGCGGGGCACGGGCCTGGCGGTCCTGGGCACCGCCACCGGCGTCGCGCAGTTCGGCGCCTCGATCGCCTTCGGCGCGCTGTGGATGTCCGCGGGGGCCCACGACGCGTTCGTGATCTTCTCCGTCGCCCTCCTCGCGGCGATCGCCGTCGCCGCCGTGGTGCTGCTGCGCCGCCCCGCGGCGGGCCGGGCGGCCGCCGCATGA
- the cysK gene encoding cysteine synthase A yields MARIPTNISDHIGNTPMVRLSRLEPEGVELYGKLEAYNPGGSVKDRIGIAMIEAAEAEGRIEPGRTTIVEATSGNTGIALAFVCAAKGYELVIFLPQGMSREREALLRLYGARVEIVESMGGMDEAVQAARRAGGSGDAFLPDQFSNPANPEAHRLGTGPEILRAMEDRVDVFVAGVGTGGTITGVGQAIKAVNPKARIVAVEPASSAVLSGRAAGPHRIQGIGAGFVPSVLDREIIDEVLPCTDDDAIATAHLAAAREGVLAGISCGAALWGAIQVGQRPESKGKRIVTVLPDSGERYISAPFFAPSA; encoded by the coding sequence ATGGCCCGAATCCCGACCAACATCTCGGATCACATCGGCAACACGCCGATGGTCCGCCTCAGCCGGCTCGAGCCCGAGGGCGTCGAGCTGTACGGCAAGCTCGAGGCCTACAACCCCGGCGGGTCGGTCAAGGACCGCATCGGCATCGCGATGATCGAGGCCGCCGAGGCCGAGGGGCGCATCGAGCCCGGGCGGACGACGATCGTCGAGGCGACCTCGGGCAACACCGGCATCGCGCTCGCGTTCGTCTGCGCCGCCAAGGGCTACGAGCTGGTGATCTTCCTGCCCCAGGGCATGTCGCGCGAGCGCGAGGCGCTGCTGCGGCTCTACGGCGCGCGCGTCGAGATCGTCGAGTCGATGGGCGGCATGGACGAGGCCGTCCAGGCCGCGCGCCGTGCCGGCGGCTCCGGCGACGCGTTCCTGCCCGACCAGTTCTCCAACCCCGCCAACCCCGAGGCCCACCGCCTGGGCACCGGGCCGGAGATCCTCCGCGCGATGGAGGACCGCGTCGACGTCTTCGTCGCCGGCGTGGGGACGGGCGGCACGATCACCGGGGTCGGCCAGGCGATCAAGGCCGTCAACCCCAAGGCCCGGATCGTCGCCGTCGAGCCCGCGTCCTCGGCCGTGCTCAGCGGGCGTGCCGCCGGGCCGCACCGCATCCAGGGCATCGGGGCCGGCTTCGTACCCTCCGTGCTGGACCGCGAGATCATCGACGAGGTGCTGCCGTGCACCGACGACGACGCGATCGCCACCGCCCACCTGGCCGCCGCCCGTGAGGGCGTGCTGGCCGGGATCTCCTGCGGCGCCGCGCTGTGGGGCGCCATCCAGGTCGGCCAGCGTCCCGAGTCCAAGGGCAAGCGGATCGTCACCGTCCTGCCCGACTCGGGCGAGCGCTACATCTCGGCGCCGTTCTTCGCGCCCTCGGCCTGA
- a CDS encoding RBBP9/YdeN family alpha/beta hydrolase produces MQGVRDAMGQHGLHAGPLEQDLQRGHAARRGIALVGGGDVQPQLPGHAPHHAEAEHPDYRTRRDDRAPGAHPPRLAGLGPEHWQTWLAGRLQAAGAHVQYPDLPACDVPCPDRWGAALQGELRRLAAGPGERIVICHSLGCVLWLREAARIAPRHRVDRVVLVAPPCPGAAIPELAGFYPTGADRAAVDAAAGHTRLVCSDDDDYCPGPGAPEQWGRPLGLEVDLLPGAGHLNVDAGYGPWPAMRSWALGEVAVLAQAEGAKNGAEM; encoded by the coding sequence GTGCAGGGCGTGCGCGACGCGATGGGCCAGCACGGCCTGCACGCCGGGCCACTCGAGCAGGATCTCCAGCGAGGACACGCCGCGCGCCGCGGGATCGCGCTCGTGGGCGGCGGCGATGTCCAGCCGCAGCTCCCGGGTCACGCGCCGCACCATGCCGAAGCCGAGCATCCGGACTACCGTACTCGACGCGATGACCGGGCTCCGGGCGCTCATCCTCCACGGCTGGCAGGGCTCGGCCCCGAGCACTGGCAGACCTGGCTGGCGGGACGGCTGCAGGCCGCCGGTGCCCACGTCCAGTACCCCGACCTGCCCGCCTGCGACGTCCCGTGCCCGGACCGCTGGGGCGCGGCGCTGCAGGGCGAGCTGCGCCGCCTGGCCGCCGGACCGGGCGAGCGCATCGTGATCTGCCACTCGCTGGGCTGTGTGCTGTGGCTGCGCGAGGCCGCCCGGATCGCGCCGCGCCATCGCGTGGACCGCGTGGTCCTCGTCGCGCCGCCGTGCCCGGGCGCGGCGATCCCCGAGCTGGCGGGCTTCTACCCGACGGGCGCCGACCGGGCGGCCGTCGACGCCGCCGCGGGCCACACGCGCCTGGTCTGCTCCGACGACGACGACTACTGCCCCGGCCCCGGCGCCCCCGAGCAGTGGGGCCGGCCCCTGGGGCTGGAGGTCGACCTGCTGCCCGGCGCGGGCCACCTCAACGTCGACGCGGGCTACGGCCCGTGGCCGGCGATGCGCTCCTGGGCGCTCGGAGAGGTCGCCGTGCTGGCTCAGGCCGAGGGCGCGAAGAACGGCGCCGAGATGTAG
- a CDS encoding CAP domain-containing protein: MAAAAFSSPAAAAEASCPHAAARAASLTTGTARRTLLCLVNRVRRSHGLPRVRAERHLRRAATGHSDDMARRHYFAHDRAGGPPLASRVQATGYLDGVHAWFLGEALAWGSGTAAEPGQIMTALLNSPPHRAILLDPTYRDLGIGLTHAAPDGAGPDAMMVTLDFGRLQG, from the coding sequence TTGGCGGCCGCCGCCTTCTCATCCCCGGCGGCGGCCGCCGAGGCTTCCTGCCCGCACGCCGCCGCGCGGGCGGCGAGCCTGACCACGGGCACCGCGCGCCGCACCCTGCTGTGCCTCGTCAACCGCGTCCGCCGCAGCCACGGGCTGCCCCGCGTGCGGGCCGAGCGCCACCTGCGCCGGGCCGCCACCGGCCACTCCGACGACATGGCCCGGCGCCACTACTTCGCCCACGACCGCGCCGGTGGGCCGCCGCTGGCCAGCCGCGTGCAGGCGACGGGCTACCTCGACGGCGTCCACGCCTGGTTCCTCGGCGAGGCGCTGGCGTGGGGCTCGGGCACCGCCGCCGAGCCCGGCCAGATCATGACCGCCCTGCTCAACAGCCCGCCGCACCGCGCGATCCTGCTGGACCCGACGTACCGCGACCTCGGCATCGGCCTGACGCACGCCGCGCCCGACGGGGCCGGCCCCGACGCGATGATGGTCACGCTGGACTTCGGGCGCCTACAGGGCTGA